The Apium graveolens cultivar Ventura chromosome 11, ASM990537v1, whole genome shotgun sequence genome has a window encoding:
- the LOC141696353 gene encoding secreted RxLR effector protein 161-like: MGEIFDISDLGRLSHYLGIEIDKDEKGKLVNSTKLKIMVGGLRYLVHTRPDIAFSVGVVNCFIERPTILDLNAAKRILRYITGTLEYGLIYTKGTGNYLFSGYLDSDMGNNVVDRRSTGGMAFYLNESLITWVSQKQRWVALSSCEAEFMAATAGACQRC; encoded by the exons ATGGGTGAGATATTTGATATAAGTGATCTTGGAAGGTTGTCTCATTACTTGGGCATCGAA ATTGATAAAGATGAGAAGGGAAAGCTAGTTAATTCTACGAAATTGAAAATCATGGTAGGAGGTTTGAGGTATCTGGTTCATACTCGCCCCGATATAGCTTTTTCAGTAGGTGTTGTAAATTGCTTTATAGAGAGGCCGACTATTCTTGATCTCAATGCAGCTAAACGCATCCTAAGATATATCACAGGTACACTGGAGTATGGTCTGATTTATACAAAGGGGACAGGTAACTACTTATTTTCTGGATACTTAGACAGTGACATGGGTAACAATGTGGTGGATCGAAGGAGTACAGGTGGGATGGCTTTCTATTTAAATGAAAGTCTGATTACATGGGTATCCCAGAAGCAAAGATGGGTTGCTTTGTCCTCCTGTGAAGCCGAATTCATGGCTGCTACTGCAGGAGCATGCCAAAGATGTTGa